From a single Ciconia boyciana chromosome 6, ASM3463844v1, whole genome shotgun sequence genomic region:
- the PTGDR gene encoding prostaglandin D2 receptor: METEGYRCRSSRYIESGQSAVPGSVLFAAGLLGNVLALLLLGQHRRRSRSPGGRPPRVSAFYVLVSGLAVTDLLGKCLLSPIVLAAYAYNRSLSELGPGGRSEGEPGVLCQLFAFLMAFFGLAPTLLLLAMALECWLSLGHPYFYRRHLTRRLGATLGPAAAGLCALFCALPLLGFGVPMQYCPGTWCFIRMAGGGPRQLGFPVLYASLMGLLVLAIGACNVSSMRHLYCMARRQPRRGPPAAAAPRMEELDHLVLLGLMTVLFTVCSLPLIIRAYMGAFATDFNENADLSALRFLSVNSIVDPWVFIIFRTSVFRTFVRRVCRRLNSRKATLKGSSPGGDRQFCSLGWRRTDTPQLGFP, translated from the exons ATGGAGACGGAGGGTTACCGGTGCCGTAGCAGCCGGTACATCGAGAGCGGGCAGTCGGCGGTGCCCGGCTCGGTGCTGTTCGCCGCCGGGCTGTTGGGCAACGTgctggcgctgctgctgctgggccagCACCGGCGGCGGTCCCGGTCGCCCGGTGGCCGCCCGCCGCGGGTCTCCGCTTTCTACGTGCTGGTGAGCGGGCTGGCGGTCACGGACCTGCTGGGCAAGTGCCTGCTCAGCCCCATCGTGCTGGCAGCCTACGCCTACAACCGCAGCCTCAGCGAGCTGGGACCGGGCGGGCGCAGCGAGGGCGAGCCGGGCgtcctctgccagctcttcgCCTTCCTCATGGCCTTCTTCGGGCTGgcccccaccctgctgctgctggccatgGCGCTGGAGTGCTGGCTCTCCCTGGGGCATCCCTACTTCTACCGGCGACATCTCACCCGGCGGCTGGGTGCCACGttggggccggcggcggcggggctctGCGCCCTTTTCTGCGCCCTGCCGCTGCTGGGTTTCGGGGTGCCCATGCAGTACTGCCCCGGGACGTGGTGCTTCATCCGCATGGCCGGTGGCGGGCCGCGCCAGCTAGGCTTCCCCGTCCTCTACGCCAGCCTGATGGGCCTGTTGGTGTTGGCCATCGGCGCCTGCAACGTGAGCAGCATGCGGCACCTCTACTGCATGGCAcggcggcagccccgccgcgggccccccgccgctgccgccccgcgcATGGAGGAGCTCGACCACCTCGTCCTGCTGGGGCTCATGACCGTCCTCTTCACCGTCTGCTCCCTGCCGCTCATC atccGGGCGTACATGGGGGCATTTGCCACCGATTTCAACGAGAACGCTGACCTCAGCGCCCTACGGTTTCTCTCCGTGAACTCCATCGTGGACCCCTGGGTCTTCATCATCTTCCGCACCTCCGTCTTCCGCACGTTCGTCCGCAGGGTTTGCCGGAGGCTAAATTCCCGGAAAGCCACCCTGAAAGGGTCCAGCCCAGGAGGGGACAGACAGTTCTGCTCCCTGGGCTGGCGCAGGACAGACACCCCGCAGCTCGGCTTCCCCTGA